Proteins from a genomic interval of Vreelandella profundi:
- a CDS encoding Zn-dependent oxidoreductase, producing MKAFQVKAPHDYQVADIETPTANAGEVLVRVAFAGICGSDMHIIHGDNAFVRFPRITGHEFAGVVESLGDDVEGVAVGDRVCVDPVISCGECYPCRIGRPNVCGSLEVIGVHRDGGFEELVAVPAANVHRLPDHIGLDAAALVEPYTIAANVLDRMQPHPGDRLMILGAGVIGMTILQMALAKGIKDVIVTDVINERLAAAKELGATHVFNSLEHDVEKEVLALTQGEGVPLIADAACVPALLPQMLRLASAAGRIGLLGFSVQPSDLVQLEVIKKELTLVGSRLNNRKFPEVLGLMASGQLDPLALVSHRLPLSDMPSAIDMLDHRPEEVRKVLIQIST from the coding sequence GCCGACGGCGAACGCGGGAGAAGTCCTGGTACGAGTAGCGTTTGCCGGTATCTGTGGTTCTGATATGCACATCATCCATGGCGATAATGCCTTCGTACGCTTTCCGCGTATTACCGGCCATGAGTTTGCTGGCGTCGTCGAATCCCTAGGTGACGACGTGGAGGGTGTGGCGGTTGGTGATCGCGTATGCGTTGATCCCGTGATCAGCTGCGGTGAGTGCTATCCCTGCAGAATTGGCCGCCCTAACGTGTGCGGCTCACTTGAAGTTATCGGCGTGCATCGTGACGGCGGTTTTGAGGAGTTGGTTGCCGTTCCTGCCGCTAACGTGCACCGCTTGCCTGATCACATTGGGCTCGATGCCGCTGCTTTGGTTGAGCCTTATACCATCGCGGCCAACGTCCTTGATCGCATGCAGCCGCATCCTGGCGATCGCCTGATGATTCTTGGTGCGGGCGTTATTGGTATGACGATTCTACAAATGGCCTTAGCGAAGGGCATTAAAGACGTCATCGTCACGGATGTGATTAACGAGCGCCTGGCAGCGGCTAAAGAGCTGGGTGCCACGCACGTGTTTAATAGCCTTGAACACGATGTTGAAAAAGAAGTGCTCGCCTTGACCCAGGGCGAGGGCGTGCCGCTGATTGCCGATGCGGCCTGTGTTCCTGCGCTGCTACCTCAAATGCTGCGCCTGGCATCAGCTGCCGGCCGTATTGGCTTGCTCGGCTTTAGCGTTCAGCCAAGCGACCTTGTGCAGCTAGAGGTTATTAAGAAAGAGCTGACCCTGGTGGGGTCGCGTCTTAATAACCGTAAGTTTCCAGAAGTGCTTGGGCTAATGGCCAGTGGTCAGCTCGATCCATTGGCGCTGGTGAGCCATCGATTACCGCTTAGCGACATGCCAAGCGCCATCGATATGCTTGACCACCGTCCTGAAGAAGTCCGAAAGGTACTGATTCAAATTAGTACCTAG